A portion of the Colias croceus chromosome 25, ilColCroc2.1 genome contains these proteins:
- the LOC123703035 gene encoding craniofacial development protein 2-like: MFSFLTAVLLTDYYLYIDVRREGEDTVTLTSGNLFFYREGDQKAQGGIGFIVRRPLINNILAIESVSSRVAYLILKISDRYSLKVIQVYAPTSTHSDEDVEVMYEDISRAIHTSKTHFNVVMGDFNAKLGKRGDDELRVGQFGFGQRNPRGQRLAEFLEREGLFMMNSFFQKSPHRKWTWISPDGKTRNEIDFIMTTKRHIFNDVSVINRVKTGSDHRMVRGTLNIDVKLERSRLMKSTLRPFRTQIQNPESFQLELQNRFACLGDDVSVDDLNNRLIETIRTVGLHHCKIPRKNQSQKLSDHTLKLLAERRSLLLNTSDDAKSYRQLNRRITKSLRHDIRSFNTKNIEEAIQRNKGSKVFARDGSIGQSRLTKLKTESGKIVSSQPELIGEVLEPD; this comes from the exons ATGTTTTCATTTCTTACGGCAGTACTTCtaactgattattatttatatattgatGTCCGAAGAGAGGGGGAGGACACGGTAACCCTGACGTCTGGTAATTTATTCTTCTACCGGGAGGGCGACCAAAAAGCCCAAGGTGGAATAGGGTTTATCGTTCGCAGACCCCTCATCAACAACATCCTAGCCATCGAAAGTGTGTCGAGCAGGGTAGCGTACCTGATCCTCAAAATATCAGATAGATATTCTTTGAAGGTCATTCAGGTCTACGCGCCGACCTCGACACACTCCGATGAAGATGTGGAGGTAATGTATGAGGACATCAGTAGAGCCATACACACCTCGAAAACACATTTCAATGTTGTGATGGGGGATTTCAACGCGAAACTGGGCAAAAGAGGCGATGATGAGTTGAGAGTGGGGCAATTTGGATTTGGGCAGCGCAACCCGAGGGGTCAGAGGCTCGCTGAGTTTCTGGAAAGAGAAGGACTCTTTATGATGAATTCCTTTTTCCAGAAATCTCCGCATAGGAAGTGGACCTGGATAAGCCCCGACGGTAAAACGAGGAATGAGATTGACTTTATCATGACAACAAAGAGACATATATTCAATGATGTTTCTGTGATCAACAGGGTGAAAACCGGCAGCGATCACCGTATGGTAAGAGGCACATTGAATATAGATGTAAAACTCGAAAGGTCTCGCTTGATGAAGTCAACTCTTCGACCGTTCCGCACCCAGATTCAGAACCCCGAAAGCTTTCAACTCGAGCTCCAAAATCGCTTCGCTTGCCTAGGCGATGACGTATCTGTGGACGATCTGAACAACAGGCTTATCGAAACGATTCGTACGGTAGGGTTGCATCACTGCAAGATTCCCCGTAAGAATCAATCACAAAAACTTTCCGACCATACCCTCAAGCTCCTGGCAGAGCGACGCTCTTTGCTACTGAATACTTCCGATGATGCGAAGTCATATAGGCAGCTCAATAGACGAATTACTAAGTCCTTGCGACACGATATCCGCTCCTTCAAtacgaaaaatattgaagaagcGATACAGCGAAATAAAGGCTCAAAAGTGTTCGCAAGAGATGGATCTATTGGGCAAAGCCGGCTGACTAAGCTGAAGACGGAAAGTGGCAAAATTGTTTCGTCTCAACCGGAGCTAATAGGAGAG GTCCTAGAGCCCGACTAA
- the LOC123703034 gene encoding uncharacterized protein LOC123703034, translated as MNLKAVAEIRQSEFTVNILENEKYHETDKPKESKPITSKDVENDEDLKEEQFEEVNGDEEKVEKAVKKGVRDKDSGKKLKGEKQRQQITWVQFGTGFGSYGSDYDERGSRFYYESDRNDYLKYPLIIVAVLLCLNIGYLLYIINSNYLREPLIELDFYLYFFIGLLLLVPPNCIMFCSDCFTRVPFHYLFLAMAVVGACFLTFAYTCRHITLVPLYVSISILTVVAVCIALSFTQFNFRAWYLYVIGIITAFAATCIVMHALKNNDPLKEIPLNSISWTLLPVGTVLHAIMFILELQLIIGGGKIVMGENEVVYTAFLLYTAPVDVFIKIFEVIFGTED; from the exons ATGAATTTAAAAGCAGTTGCTGAAATAAGGCAGAGTGAATTTACAGTCAATATATTAGAGAAcgaaaaatatcatgaaactGATAAACCAAAAGAAAGCAAACCTATTACAAGTAAAGATGTTGAAAATGATGAAGATCTTAAAGAAGAACAGTTTGAGGAAGTAAATGGTGATGAAGAAAAAGTAGAAAAAGCGGTTAAAAAGGGTGTACGTGATAAGGATAGTGGTAAGAAATTAAAGGGAGAAAAGCAACGTCAACAGATAACTTGGGTGCAATTTGGTACAG GATTTGGTAGCTACGGTAGTGATTACGACGAGAGAGGTTCACGGTTCTATTACGAATCAGATAgaaatgattatttaaaataccccCTAATAATCGTGGCTGTTTTACTCTGTTTAAATATTGGttatttgttatatataaTCAATTC aaactATTTGCGGGAACCACTTATAGAATTAGACTTTTACCTGTATTTCTTTATTGGACT ACTACTCCTCGTACCACCAAACTGTATTATGTTCTGCAGCGATTGTTTTACACGGGTtccttttcattatttatttttagccatggcg GTCGTTGGTGCTTGTTTCCTAACATTCGCATATACCTGCAGGCATATAACCCTGGTCCCTTTGTATGTTTCCATATCAATCCTCACTGTGGTGGCTGTGTGCATAGCGCTCTCTTTTACTCAG TTTAACTTCAGAGCGTGGTATCTTTACGTGATCGGTATAATAACAGCATTTGCTGCGACCTGTATTGTGATGCATGCATTAAAAAACAATGACCCATTAAAAGAAATACCATTGAACTCGATTTCCTGGACGTTGCTGCCCGTGGGTACTGTACTACATGCAATA ATGTTCATATTAGAGTTGCAATTAATCATCGGTGGAGGGAAGATAGTTATGGGAGAAAATGAAGTTGTGTATACTGCATTCCTGCTATATACGGCTCCTGTTGacgttttcattaaaatattcgaAGTTATTTTTGGGACTGAAGACTGA